The following proteins are co-located in the Camelina sativa cultivar DH55 chromosome 12, Cs, whole genome shotgun sequence genome:
- the LOC104733448 gene encoding transcription initiation factor IIE subunit alpha-like has protein sequence MGLWFVNSIAKSSPVVVREPFVRLVKLVASAFYDNYTPESDKQQKSAKSDNKGIAVIVLNALTRWQWVKEEDLLPGGPKQLLRKVLRYFEEQKFIMRVDRKESARGAKKNSVSVANGQPGAKVKVHIHSYYCLDYSQIYDVVRYKLHRMKKELKDELEDKDTIQEYGCLNCKRKYNALDALRLISMADDSFHCEKCNGELVMEETVDGDDNARRRQREDLLQKMEVQLKPLMDHINRIKDIPVPSFESFPAWEARAAKAARENGYLNPDDPSRSQGGYGSTLMPFLRETEVEVNLGEKREDVNSEGGGDPSVKLFPSWLIKEGMNLTEEQRGYQMRQETKVDDGGSGGASEISDDKKPAMGSGDDKYLMDEYIKACYAAILEQKEIAEKLNKQESSGKLSPDIQLATSTSLDRQVGMKCKREDQEDVEWEEEAPVAANGNYKEEEDEEDVDWEEG, from the exons TCTCTGGTTTGTTAACTCCATCGCAAAATCAAGCCCCGTGGTTGTGCGCGAGCCATTTGTCAG GCTGGTGAAGCTTGTAGCAAGTGCTTTCTATGATAACTATACTCCGGAAAGTGATAAACAGCAGAAATCTGCAAAGAGTGACAACAAAGGGATTGCTGTTATTGTGCTGAATGCGCTTACGAG GTGGCAATGGGTTAAAGAAGAAGACCTCTTGCCAGGTGGTCCCAAGCAACTTCTTCGGAAAGTATTAAGATactttgaagaacaaaaatttaTCATGCGTGTTGACAGGAAAGAG AGTGCAAGGGGTGCAAAGAAGAATAGTGTTTCAGTGGCTAATGGCCAACCAGGGGCAAAAGTTAAGGTCCACATACACTCGTATTACTGTCTCGATTATTCACAG ATATATGATGTTGTTCGTTATAAACTGCACCGTATGAAGAAAGAATTGAAAGATGAACTAGAAGATAAGGATACTATTCAGGAGTATGGTTGTCTTAACTGCAAAAGGAA ATACAATGCACTGGATGCCCTGAGATTGATTTCTATGGCAGACGATTCTTTTCATTGTGAAAAATGCAATGGTGAACTTGTTATGGAAGAAACAGTAGATGGGGATGACAATGCAAGGAGACGGCAACGGGAAGATCTGCTTCAGAAGATGGAG GTTCAGTTAAAACCTCTGATGGATCATATAAACAGAATAAAAGACATACCGGTTCCTAGCTTCGAATCTTTTCCGGCATGGGAAGCTCGTGCAGCTAAGGCTGCTCGTGAAAATGGTTATCTTAACCCTGATGATCCTTCAAGGTCACAGGGTGGGTATGGTTCAACACTGATGCCATTTCTCAGGGAAACAGAG GTTGAGGTTAACCTTGgtgaaaaaagagaagatgtcAACTCTGAAGGTGGTGGAGATCCTAGTGTGAAACTCTTTCCATCATGGCTGATCAAGGAAGGAATGAATCTGACTGAGGAACAAAGAGGGTATCAGATGAGACAGGAAACTAAGGTTGATGATGGTGGCTCAGGAGGAGCATCAGAAATTTCAGATGACAAGAAACCAGCCATGGGAAGTGGCGATGATAAGTATCTGATG GATGAGTATATCAAAGCTTGCTACGCTGCTATACTGGAGCAGAAAGAGATTGCTGAAAAGCTGAATAAGCAAGAATCCTCAGGCAAACTAAGCCCTGACATTCAATTGGCTACTAGTACATCCTTGGATCGTCAGGTTGGTATGAAGTGTAAACGTGAAGATCAAGAAGATGTTGaatgggaagaagaagctcctGTTGCAG CAAATGGAAactacaaggaagaagaagacgaggaggaCGTCGATTGGGAAGAAGGCTGA